One genomic segment of Streptomyces sp. RerS4 includes these proteins:
- a CDS encoding DUF1998 domain-containing protein, which produces MSPAQPRARRTRGLPSTPVRAARRLGEIRRAQLITTYGVGAMIAVENESFLVRGIDSWDITEAPFVSEPRLSRQLGVSGFRLPPAPDPDTARDGVRAVRFPEMYSCPECRALQPYRKFNSPSGKAECSTCAESLVPSRFVVACARGHLEDFPYWKWVHRGHRTEPGGCGGQLRLRSEGSTASLRAVLIGCTCGAPEVSMEGSFRRRALRDLGIRCSGRRPWLKDAPVEGCPEQPRTLQRGSSSVWFPVMHSALSIPPWSEGIARLVAPFYDRLKGEDADTVRGYVRIENLLRHHPAYGPDDVVAEVARRRAEEDAAVAAVGGSGDADPAARARRHRQEIYAGEYQSLSKAHPEVGDQAQEFVCEPPVGAADGLREAYGLERVMLVKRLREVRALQSFRRVDEPSQADAPQREAALSLAPPTWLPAFEVSGEGVFVRLDEDRLRDWEREPGQIERAERIRENHERLLAARIGATGRPAPPSPATPRFLLLHALAHVLINEWSLDGGYPAASLRERLYGEADMAGVLIYTATSDSAGSLGGIVAQGEPDRLSASLASALRRASWCSNDPLCMESEASGADSLNLAACHACLLLPETSCENNNVLLDRAALVGTPDGRIPGFFTL; this is translated from the coding sequence ATGAGCCCCGCCCAGCCCCGCGCCCGCCGCACCCGCGGCCTTCCCTCGACGCCGGTGCGCGCCGCCCGCCGACTCGGGGAGATCCGTCGCGCCCAGCTGATCACCACCTACGGCGTCGGCGCGATGATCGCGGTGGAGAACGAGTCCTTCCTCGTCCGCGGCATCGACTCCTGGGACATCACCGAGGCGCCCTTCGTCTCGGAGCCGCGCCTGTCACGGCAGTTGGGCGTCTCGGGCTTCCGGCTGCCGCCGGCTCCGGATCCCGACACCGCCCGCGACGGGGTCCGTGCCGTGCGCTTCCCGGAGATGTACTCCTGCCCCGAGTGCCGCGCGCTCCAGCCGTACCGGAAGTTCAACTCGCCTTCCGGCAAGGCCGAATGCTCGACCTGCGCCGAGTCCCTGGTCCCGTCGCGTTTCGTCGTGGCCTGCGCGCGCGGCCACCTGGAGGACTTCCCGTACTGGAAATGGGTCCACCGGGGCCACCGCACGGAGCCGGGGGGCTGTGGCGGACAGCTGCGGCTGCGCTCCGAAGGCTCGACCGCCTCACTGCGCGCCGTGCTGATCGGCTGCACCTGCGGGGCGCCGGAGGTGTCGATGGAGGGCTCCTTCCGCCGGCGGGCCCTGCGCGACCTCGGCATCCGCTGCTCGGGCCGGCGGCCCTGGCTGAAGGACGCCCCGGTCGAGGGCTGCCCGGAGCAGCCGCGCACCCTCCAGCGCGGTTCCTCGTCCGTCTGGTTCCCCGTGATGCACTCCGCGCTGTCGATCCCCCCGTGGAGCGAGGGCATCGCCCGCCTCGTCGCCCCGTTCTACGACCGCCTCAAGGGGGAGGACGCCGACACCGTCCGGGGGTACGTACGGATCGAGAACCTCCTGCGCCACCATCCCGCGTACGGGCCGGACGACGTGGTCGCGGAGGTCGCGCGCCGGCGGGCCGAGGAGGACGCGGCGGTCGCGGCGGTCGGGGGCTCCGGTGACGCGGACCCGGCGGCGCGGGCGCGGCGCCACCGGCAGGAGATCTACGCGGGCGAGTACCAGAGCCTGTCCAAGGCCCACCCCGAAGTCGGGGACCAGGCACAGGAGTTCGTGTGCGAACCGCCGGTGGGCGCGGCGGACGGGCTGCGCGAGGCGTACGGACTGGAGCGGGTGATGCTCGTCAAGCGGCTGCGCGAGGTGCGTGCCCTGCAGTCGTTCCGGCGGGTGGACGAACCGAGCCAGGCGGACGCCCCGCAGCGTGAGGCCGCGCTCTCGCTCGCCCCGCCGACCTGGCTGCCGGCCTTCGAGGTGAGCGGCGAGGGGGTGTTCGTCCGCCTCGACGAGGACCGGCTGCGGGACTGGGAACGCGAGCCGGGGCAGATCGAGCGGGCCGAGCGGATCCGGGAGAACCACGAGAGGCTGTTGGCCGCCCGGATCGGCGCCACCGGCAGGCCGGCGCCCCCGTCCCCGGCCACCCCCCGGTTCCTGCTGCTGCACGCCCTCGCGCACGTCCTGATCAACGAATGGAGCCTGGACGGCGGCTACCCGGCGGCCTCGCTGCGGGAGCGGCTCTACGGCGAGGCCGACATGGCCGGCGTACTGATCTATACGGCGACCAGCGATTCGGCGGGCAGTCTGGGCGGGATCGTCGCCCAGGGCGAGCCGGACCGCCTCTCCGCCTCCCTCGCGTCGGCGCTGCGGCGGGCGAGCTGGTGCTCGAACGACCCCCTGTGCATGGAGTCCGAGGCGAGCGGCGCCGACAGCCTGAACCTGGCCGCCTGCCACGCCTGCCTGCTGCTCCCGGAGACGAGCTGCGAGAACAACAACGTCCTGCTCGACCGGGCCGCCCTCGTCGGCACCCCCGACGGGCGGATCCCGGGCTTCTTCACCCTGTGA
- a CDS encoding UvrD-helicase domain-containing protein, which yields MTTATTTVTEHRLTPAQQAVVDQPWDARLLVTAGAGAGKTHTLVRRLDVLVGREELEAGEILVLSFSRAAVRELTDRIARHADAARRVRVQTFDAWAGALLHRAYPDTDWGAYTYDGRIAAAAEAIDKGAVEAGEHVPAHVVIDEVQDLVGVRRDMVEALLDRFQDSSGFTVVGDPAQAVYGFQISDPQARAEETGRFLDWVRASFAGDLVELHLGDNFRARTETARAALPYGTDLLRLPRQPKEAATEAERIHGDLRALLLSLPNFGGLDEEFVRAALRDYPDTTAVLCRDNGQALTLSGLLAEAGVPHTLQRSARERSAPVWIAQLLSATGATTLGRDRFEELLSDLSIPAGATAESLWRSVRKVARGSGRATLDVGALHRALAEGRLPDELTASEASSLVVSTVHRAKGLEFDRVLVVEPRVLREPTPVRKKKFDYDPAAEARLLYVAMTRARDDIYVLDAPNSWQVRKDNRLDRWYLGGRTQWARNGLELSASDVSHEQPPGCEELHEDAAVVREFLLTGVAPGDPARLELLHGIPVAADQSPPYAVVVGDRRIAVVSERFRGDLFRLLRRNAHASVDRWPPLITGLRVDGVESVAGDPAATEAAGLGGHGAWVAPRLCGLGRFHWDEEQQVTEGITG from the coding sequence ATGACGACCGCCACCACCACCGTCACCGAGCACCGGCTGACGCCCGCCCAGCAGGCCGTGGTGGACCAGCCCTGGGACGCCCGGCTGCTGGTCACGGCCGGCGCCGGCGCGGGCAAGACGCACACCCTCGTGCGCCGGCTCGATGTCCTGGTCGGGCGGGAGGAGTTGGAGGCCGGGGAGATCCTGGTGCTCAGCTTCTCCCGGGCCGCCGTACGCGAACTCACCGACCGGATCGCCCGGCACGCGGACGCCGCGCGGCGCGTGCGCGTGCAGACCTTCGACGCGTGGGCGGGGGCGCTGCTCCACCGCGCCTACCCGGACACCGACTGGGGCGCGTACACCTATGACGGGCGTATCGCGGCGGCCGCCGAGGCCATCGACAAGGGGGCGGTCGAGGCGGGCGAGCACGTGCCGGCGCACGTGGTGATCGACGAGGTCCAGGACCTGGTCGGCGTCCGCCGGGACATGGTGGAGGCCCTCCTCGACCGGTTCCAGGACAGCAGCGGCTTCACGGTGGTGGGCGATCCGGCCCAGGCCGTGTACGGGTTCCAGATCTCCGACCCGCAGGCGCGGGCCGAGGAGACCGGCCGCTTCCTGGACTGGGTCCGTGCCTCCTTCGCGGGTGACCTGGTCGAGCTGCACCTCGGCGACAACTTCCGGGCCCGTACGGAGACGGCCCGCGCGGCGTTGCCGTACGGGACGGACCTGCTGCGCCTGCCCCGGCAGCCGAAGGAGGCCGCCACCGAGGCGGAACGCATCCACGGGGACCTGCGCGCGCTGCTGCTGTCCCTGCCGAACTTCGGTGGGCTGGACGAGGAGTTCGTACGGGCGGCGCTGCGCGACTACCCCGACACCACCGCCGTCCTGTGTCGGGACAACGGGCAGGCGCTCACCCTGTCGGGCCTGCTGGCCGAGGCCGGCGTCCCGCACACCCTCCAGCGGTCGGCCCGCGAACGCTCCGCCCCCGTGTGGATCGCGCAGCTGCTGAGCGCGACCGGCGCGACCACCCTGGGCCGCGACCGGTTCGAGGAGCTGCTGAGCGACCTGTCGATCCCGGCCGGCGCCACGGCGGAGTCCCTGTGGCGGTCGGTGCGCAAGGTCGCCCGGGGCAGCGGGCGCGCCACCCTCGACGTGGGGGCCCTGCACCGGGCCCTCGCCGAGGGCCGGCTGCCGGACGAGCTCACCGCGTCCGAGGCGTCGTCGCTGGTCGTCTCGACGGTGCACCGGGCCAAGGGGCTGGAGTTCGACCGGGTCCTGGTGGTCGAGCCGCGTGTGCTGCGCGAGCCCACCCCCGTACGGAAGAAGAAGTTCGACTACGACCCGGCGGCGGAGGCGCGACTGCTGTACGTGGCGATGACCCGGGCCCGCGACGACATCTACGTCCTGGACGCGCCCAACTCCTGGCAGGTGCGCAAGGACAACCGGCTCGACCGCTGGTACCTGGGCGGGCGCACCCAATGGGCGCGCAACGGGCTGGAGTTGTCGGCGTCCGACGTGTCCCATGAGCAGCCTCCCGGGTGCGAGGAGCTACACGAGGACGCCGCCGTCGTACGGGAGTTCCTGTTGACCGGGGTCGCTCCCGGGGACCCGGCGCGGCTGGAGCTGCTGCACGGGATCCCGGTCGCCGCCGACCAGTCGCCGCCGTACGCGGTGGTCGTGGGGGACCGGCGGATCGCGGTGGTCTCGGAGCGCTTCCGCGGGGACCTGTTCCGGCTGCTGCGCCGCAACGCGCACGCGAGCGTGGACCGTTGGCCGCCGCTGATCACCGGGTTGCGGGTCGACGGGGTGGAGAGCGTGGCGGGCGACCCTGCCGCGACCGAGGCCGCGGGGCTGGGCGGGCACGGTGCCTGGGTCGCGCCCCGGTTGTGCGGTCTGGGGCGCTTCCACTGGGACGAGGAGCAGCAGGTCACCGAGGGGATCACAGGATGA
- a CDS encoding helicase-related protein, producing MSGSAHAAHYEVRDALLDALRDDLLGPVGGPEEVLRDDAPITMYPVGVLFPRTRPEQPAGSAPAGTAGAGAEPDEREAARDGLDAVPLGVRRDAEEDAVDLGVALANVRMPSSIGLTFAVDPAVSRRIRFTVRAAVYRPEDAEGRPVAARRTEARSTEAQREHWRRAPLPIESVVVDVTEPGMRPSEALHPGLDLRVLVRPAAGPDGSVTVTATVVNSLEVGPYDLRDAHCFYQPEMTVTAEDGGARAFVVRPAARGAVDAEQALSRLLHRHAPGFATGHGCAARWDWTPPPVGSPQPARPSVAAVHTELVPSHEVLLTDSNPDIDDRALTMHGLGSAPAEEITSALRALLADYERWIDAQEAQAGALAGTEHAGVATEQVRLCREALGRMRAGVDLLADPNRPEVLKAFRLANLAMAEQRARTSWIKDGREGEPDERAGRWRPFQISFVLLCLRGIVDRDGEDPDHDDRAISDLLWFPTGGGKTEAYLGLIAFTAFLRRLRDGDAGGGVTVLMRYTLRLLTLQQFQRAAALICAMERLRAADPEALGREEISIGMWVGRSATPNSLAVAGEKLAALRGNENLQLQAENPVQLRNCPWCGEPLRARDYAVVEAEVRMTVACPSGTCDFHRGLPVHLVDEAVYAHRPTLVIATVDKFASMPWRPASAALFNRDVSGVRPPELIVQDELHLISGPLGTLTGLYETAVDSLARRPKVIASTATIRRADEQGTRLFRRTVAQFPPAGLDARDSWFAVETARERKAARRYVGLLTSSTSQSTLLIRVYAALLHRAGAHDAPPEVKDAYWTLVGYFNSLRLLSAAELQVLDDVQDRLEFLAVRDGIKVRGADAVTELSSRANSTDVSRRLAQLERRLPQPDVLDVLLATNMISVGVDVDRLGLMAVMGQPQTTAEYIQATSRVGRRHPGLVAVMLNSARSRDRSHYEDFQSFHSALYREVESTSVTPFSSRARDRGLHAVVVALARLMLPAARANNAAARIADFEDELRERVGEPLLARVAAVEPAEARATAEAFDQFVQWWREEARERPNLVYEAPRGTRLPALLADYDDESPHASPWKTLWSLRDVDASSTFFEER from the coding sequence ATGAGCGGTTCGGCCCACGCGGCACACTACGAGGTCCGTGACGCCCTCCTCGACGCCCTGCGCGACGACCTGCTCGGTCCCGTGGGGGGCCCGGAGGAGGTCCTCAGGGACGACGCGCCGATCACCATGTACCCGGTCGGCGTGCTCTTCCCCCGCACCCGCCCGGAGCAGCCGGCAGGCTCCGCCCCGGCGGGTACCGCCGGCGCCGGGGCGGAGCCGGACGAGCGGGAGGCGGCGCGCGACGGGCTGGACGCCGTACCGCTCGGCGTCCGCCGGGACGCGGAGGAGGACGCCGTCGACCTCGGGGTGGCGCTGGCGAACGTCCGGATGCCCTCGTCCATCGGTCTGACCTTCGCGGTGGACCCGGCCGTCTCCCGGCGCATCCGGTTCACCGTGCGCGCGGCCGTGTACCGGCCCGAGGACGCGGAGGGCCGGCCGGTGGCGGCGAGGCGGACCGAGGCGCGGAGCACCGAGGCCCAGCGGGAGCACTGGCGTCGGGCGCCCCTGCCGATCGAGTCGGTCGTGGTGGACGTCACGGAGCCGGGGATGCGGCCGTCCGAAGCCCTGCATCCCGGCCTGGACCTGCGGGTCCTCGTCCGGCCCGCCGCCGGCCCGGACGGGAGCGTGACGGTGACGGCGACGGTCGTCAACAGCCTGGAGGTGGGCCCGTACGATCTGCGGGACGCCCACTGCTTCTACCAGCCGGAGATGACGGTGACCGCCGAGGACGGCGGCGCCCGCGCCTTCGTCGTGCGGCCTGCGGCGCGGGGCGCGGTCGACGCGGAGCAGGCGCTGAGCCGGCTCCTGCACCGTCACGCGCCCGGCTTCGCCACCGGTCACGGCTGTGCGGCGCGCTGGGACTGGACTCCCCCGCCGGTGGGCTCCCCGCAGCCGGCGCGTCCGAGCGTGGCCGCCGTGCACACCGAGCTCGTGCCCTCCCACGAGGTGCTGCTGACGGATTCGAACCCGGACATCGACGACCGGGCCCTGACCATGCACGGCCTGGGTAGCGCCCCGGCCGAGGAGATCACGTCGGCCCTGCGGGCCCTGCTCGCCGACTACGAGCGGTGGATCGACGCCCAGGAGGCCCAGGCCGGGGCCCTGGCCGGCACGGAGCACGCGGGTGTCGCGACGGAGCAGGTCCGGCTGTGCCGGGAGGCGTTGGGGCGGATGCGGGCGGGTGTGGACCTGCTGGCCGACCCGAACCGGCCCGAGGTGTTGAAGGCCTTCCGGCTGGCGAACCTCGCGATGGCCGAGCAGCGGGCCCGCACCTCGTGGATCAAGGACGGCAGGGAGGGGGAACCGGACGAGCGGGCGGGTCGTTGGCGCCCGTTCCAGATCTCCTTCGTGCTGCTGTGTCTGAGGGGCATCGTCGACCGCGACGGCGAGGACCCCGACCACGACGACCGCGCGATCTCGGACCTGCTGTGGTTCCCCACCGGTGGCGGCAAGACCGAGGCCTACCTCGGGCTGATCGCCTTCACCGCGTTCCTGCGCCGCCTGCGGGACGGTGACGCCGGGGGCGGTGTGACCGTCCTGATGCGGTACACCCTGCGACTGCTGACGCTCCAGCAGTTCCAGCGCGCGGCGGCGCTGATCTGCGCCATGGAGCGGCTGCGGGCGGCCGATCCCGAGGCGCTGGGGCGGGAGGAGATCTCCATCGGCATGTGGGTGGGGCGGTCCGCGACGCCCAACTCCCTCGCCGTCGCCGGGGAGAAGCTGGCGGCGCTACGGGGCAACGAGAACCTCCAGTTGCAGGCCGAGAACCCGGTGCAGCTGCGGAACTGCCCGTGGTGCGGGGAGCCGCTGCGGGCCCGTGACTACGCCGTCGTGGAGGCGGAGGTACGCATGACCGTCGCCTGCCCTTCGGGGACGTGCGACTTCCACCGCGGACTGCCCGTGCACCTGGTGGACGAGGCGGTCTACGCCCACCGGCCGACCCTGGTCATCGCCACCGTCGACAAGTTCGCCTCGATGCCGTGGCGCCCCGCCTCGGCGGCCCTCTTCAACCGTGACGTGTCCGGCGTCCGGCCGCCCGAGCTGATCGTGCAGGACGAACTTCACCTGATCTCAGGCCCGTTGGGGACCCTGACCGGTCTGTACGAGACCGCTGTGGACAGCCTGGCACGGCGGCCCAAGGTGATCGCCTCGACGGCGACCATCCGCCGCGCCGACGAACAGGGAACCCGACTGTTCCGGCGTACGGTGGCCCAGTTCCCGCCGGCGGGCCTCGACGCGCGGGACTCCTGGTTCGCCGTCGAGACGGCCCGGGAACGCAAGGCCGCCCGCCGCTACGTCGGACTGCTGACCTCCAGTACCAGCCAGTCGACGCTACTGATCCGCGTGTACGCGGCGCTGCTGCACCGCGCCGGCGCGCACGACGCGCCGCCGGAGGTGAAGGACGCGTACTGGACCCTGGTCGGCTACTTCAACAGTCTGCGGCTGCTGTCGGCCGCCGAACTCCAGGTCCTCGACGACGTCCAGGACCGGTTGGAGTTCCTGGCCGTCCGCGACGGAATCAAGGTGCGCGGCGCCGACGCGGTCACGGAGCTGAGCAGCCGGGCCAACTCCACTGACGTTTCCCGTCGGTTGGCGCAGCTGGAGCGGCGGCTGCCGCAGCCGGACGTACTGGACGTGCTGCTCGCCACCAACATGATCTCCGTCGGTGTGGACGTGGATCGTCTCGGGCTGATGGCGGTGATGGGCCAGCCGCAAACCACCGCCGAGTACATCCAGGCCACGAGCCGCGTCGGCCGCCGCCACCCCGGGCTGGTCGCCGTCATGCTCAACTCCGCTCGTTCGCGCGACCGTTCGCACTACGAGGACTTCCAGTCCTTCCACTCGGCCCTCTACCGGGAGGTGGAGTCCACCAGCGTCACCCCGTTCTCCTCGCGGGCCCGCGACCGGGGGCTGCACGCCGTCGTCGTGGCCCTGGCCCGGCTGATGCTGCCCGCCGCCCGCGCGAACAACGCGGCGGCCCGCATCGCCGACTTCGAGGACGAGCTGCGCGAGCGGGTCGGGGAGCCGCTGCTCGCCCGGGTGGCGGCCGTGGAGCCGGCGGAGGCCCGAGCCACCGCCGAGGCCTTCGACCAGTTCGTGCAATGGTGGCGCGAGGAGGCGCGCGAGCGCCCGAACCTCGTCTACGAGGCCCCGCGCGGCACCCGCCTGCCCGCGCTGCTGGCCGACTACGACGACGAGTCGCCCCACGCCTCGCCGTGGAAAACCCTGTGGAGCCTGCGCGACGTCGACGCCTCGTCCACCTTCTTCGAGGAGCGCTGA